From the Vibrio alginolyticus NBRC 15630 = ATCC 17749 genome, one window contains:
- the treC gene encoding alpha,alpha-phosphotrehalase translates to MAMTKHDESWWKTATIYQIYPKSFCDSGSKGTGDIKGIISKLDYLKHLGVDAIWLTPVYQSPMIDNGYDISDYYSINPEFGTMEDFDTLLAEAHQLGIRIIMDIVVNHTSTEHKWFQSALGDKNSPYRDYYIWKDPVDGVEPNNWQSKFGGNAWALDEKTGQYYLHLFAKEQADLNWENPVVREEVKEVISFWAEKGVDGFRLDVINLISKQQDFPSDDIGDGRRFYTDGPRVHEYLQEISESVFQKYGSVTVGEMSSTTLEHCQQYSSLDGKELSMVFNFHHLKVDYPNGEKWTKAPFDFIQLKQIFNHWQTGLNGKGWGALFWCNHDQPRVVSRLGNDEQYRVESAKMLAASVHMMQGTPYVYQGEEIGMTNPGYTEISQYRDVESTNMYDIMVNRDGVSHEEMMAILAQKSRDNSRTPMQWNCQKHAGFTEGTPWLEVAQNYSEINAEAAVADLNSVFYFYKRLIELRKQVPVITDGRYEDLLPEHQRIFAYARQNDKQTLLCINNYYAEEVECVLPERFELSKAKNLLSNYQNSASAVASNHQVLRPYETRILLIEE, encoded by the coding sequence ATGGCTATGACCAAGCATGATGAGAGCTGGTGGAAAACCGCAACCATCTATCAAATTTACCCAAAAAGCTTTTGTGACAGTGGCAGTAAAGGCACGGGCGACATCAAAGGGATCATTTCTAAGCTGGATTATCTTAAGCATCTTGGTGTGGATGCGATTTGGCTGACGCCGGTTTACCAATCACCAATGATCGACAACGGTTATGACATATCCGATTACTACTCGATCAACCCTGAGTTCGGCACTATGGAAGATTTCGATACTTTGCTAGCAGAAGCGCATCAGTTGGGCATTCGTATTATCATGGACATTGTAGTGAACCACACGTCGACAGAACACAAGTGGTTCCAATCCGCACTGGGTGATAAAAACAGCCCATACCGTGATTACTACATTTGGAAAGATCCGGTAGATGGTGTAGAACCAAACAACTGGCAATCTAAGTTTGGTGGTAACGCTTGGGCGCTGGATGAAAAAACAGGCCAGTACTATTTGCACCTTTTTGCTAAAGAGCAAGCGGACTTAAACTGGGAAAACCCAGTAGTGCGTGAAGAAGTGAAAGAAGTCATCAGCTTCTGGGCAGAAAAAGGAGTGGATGGTTTCCGTCTCGACGTTATCAACCTGATTTCCAAGCAGCAAGATTTTCCAAGTGACGATATTGGTGATGGTCGTCGTTTCTACACGGATGGTCCACGTGTGCACGAATACCTTCAAGAGATTAGCGAATCTGTGTTTCAAAAATACGGCAGCGTGACGGTGGGTGAAATGTCTTCCACCACACTAGAGCACTGCCAGCAATATTCTTCGCTAGACGGCAAAGAGCTATCCATGGTGTTCAACTTCCATCATCTGAAAGTCGATTATCCAAATGGTGAAAAATGGACCAAAGCGCCGTTTGATTTCATTCAGTTAAAACAGATCTTCAATCATTGGCAAACGGGCTTAAATGGCAAAGGGTGGGGGGCGCTGTTCTGGTGTAACCACGACCAGCCACGCGTTGTGAGCCGATTAGGTAACGACGAGCAATACCGTGTTGAATCTGCCAAGATGCTTGCGGCATCAGTGCACATGATGCAAGGCACACCTTATGTTTACCAGGGGGAAGAGATCGGCATGACCAACCCAGGTTACACCGAGATCAGCCAGTACCGTGACGTAGAAAGCACCAACATGTATGACATTATGGTCAACCGTGATGGTGTATCACACGAGGAGATGATGGCGATTTTGGCGCAGAAGTCGCGTGATAACTCACGTACACCAATGCAATGGAACTGCCAAAAGCACGCTGGTTTTACCGAAGGCACACCGTGGCTTGAAGTGGCGCAGAATTACTCTGAAATCAACGCAGAAGCAGCGGTTGCTGATTTGAACTCGGTGTTCTACTTCTACAAACGTTTGATTGAGCTACGTAAACAGGTTCCGGTGATCACCGATGGCCGTTATGAAGATTTACTGCCAGAGCATCAACGCATTTTTGCTTACGCTCGCCAGAACGACAAACAAACGCTGCTGTGTATCAATAACTACTACGCTGAAGAGGTGGAATGCGTTCTGCCAGAACGTTTTGAACTGAGTAAAGCGAAAAACTTGCTATCCAACTATCAAAACTCAGCGAGCGCAGTCGCGTCAAACCATCAAGTGTTACGACCTTACGAAACTCGTATTTTATTGATAGAAGAATAA
- a CDS encoding winged helix-turn-helix domain-containing protein yields the protein MRDFLQQAKQTHSYIAIGELIYNPKTQTLHQDVIAIDLEPRTIELLELLLTSVGHPLSADTIIETIWQSKFISKNVLTNRISTLRALLQQYLPEYDAAKLLVTYPRKGYFLNPANIRLVPPAKSHRRVIPTQVARNKNFKLIFAYSLCAILAVCSVTLASLLWQRQEISTQQTRHQLLIPKVELLLNRVDSIGSQARKYRILVKAILLQQQVEYPYTDIANQDAPSYFLDPIGHAPYFPGARNMQTSDYELNIELKDGTKQGILKAQMNLIYPATGKLAFRNEYTLRLSDLQSDIFQMHSDVAQYFNLPAPSASTWQLSDIHKKMLFENAFSSQPLRQSDEFAAITTARHLALYEHEHQKLEAYLTQVQSSFDVLPDELSLWLGLLHFKLGNLDRAKALLTTPDGDSRIQNALIYTFVSHIAYKQNKLEQFRLNYMESLVALLRVLPSETLFERLSQSESKETCLQPWKTLHVSVTDQEIISRWKALINEYCTNVANEITPNKTKT from the coding sequence ATGCGCGACTTTCTGCAACAAGCTAAACAGACTCACAGTTATATTGCGATTGGAGAGCTGATCTATAACCCGAAGACACAGACCCTTCATCAAGATGTTATCGCGATTGATCTTGAACCTCGCACCATTGAATTATTAGAACTGCTGTTAACAAGCGTTGGCCACCCACTCTCTGCTGACACCATTATTGAAACCATTTGGCAGAGCAAGTTCATCTCTAAGAATGTGCTCACGAACCGCATTAGCACCTTACGTGCCCTGCTACAGCAGTACTTACCCGAATACGATGCCGCTAAGCTTTTAGTCACTTACCCCCGCAAAGGCTACTTTCTTAACCCTGCCAATATTCGTTTGGTGCCACCAGCGAAAAGCCATCGACGCGTTATCCCAACTCAGGTTGCGAGGAATAAGAACTTCAAGCTGATTTTTGCTTATAGCTTGTGTGCCATACTTGCAGTTTGTAGCGTGACGCTCGCAAGCTTGTTATGGCAACGCCAAGAAATCTCAACACAACAAACACGTCATCAACTACTGATTCCCAAAGTCGAGCTACTACTCAACCGTGTCGATTCAATCGGCTCTCAGGCGCGAAAATACCGCATACTGGTCAAAGCCATCTTGCTGCAACAACAGGTCGAATATCCATACACCGACATCGCCAACCAAGATGCTCCCAGTTACTTTCTTGATCCTATCGGTCATGCGCCATATTTCCCTGGCGCACGAAACATGCAGACCAGCGACTACGAGCTCAATATCGAGTTAAAAGACGGCACAAAACAGGGCATCTTGAAAGCGCAGATGAACCTTATTTATCCTGCGACGGGCAAGCTAGCGTTTCGCAATGAGTACACACTGCGTTTATCTGACTTACAATCGGATATTTTCCAAATGCACTCGGATGTCGCGCAATACTTCAATCTGCCTGCACCTTCGGCAAGTACGTGGCAGCTTTCGGATATTCACAAAAAAATGTTATTCGAGAATGCCTTTTCTAGCCAACCTCTCCGACAATCTGATGAGTTTGCGGCTATAACAACGGCAAGACATCTCGCCTTATACGAGCACGAACATCAAAAGCTGGAAGCGTATTTAACTCAAGTACAATCGTCGTTTGATGTTTTGCCAGATGAGCTGAGCCTCTGGTTAGGTCTATTGCATTTCAAATTAGGTAACTTAGACAGGGCAAAAGCTCTGTTAACGACACCAGATGGCGACTCACGTATCCAAAACGCACTGATTTATACCTTTGTGTCTCACATTGCTTATAAGCAGAACAAACTTGAACAGTTCCGTCTCAACTACATGGAATCACTGGTGGCGCTGCTGCGCGTTTTACCTTCCGAAACCTTGTTTGAGCGTCTTTCTCAATCTGAATCAAAAGAGACTTGCCTCCAACCGTGGAAAACGTTGCATGTTAGTGTGACCGATCAAGAAATCATAAGCCGATGGAAAGCGCTCATTAACGAGTATTGCACTAACGTAGCCAACGAAATAACCCCAAACAAAACAAAGACCTAA
- a CDS encoding YitT family protein, giving the protein MEKHSLKEDWIAILTGTFLVAQGVFFLQSASLLTGGTTGLALLISQFTPFTFGVLYFLANSPFYLLAWKRFGRHFAINSAISGALVSIFADHLYLLISLESVNEVYCAIAGGLLMGLGMLILFRHRSSLGGFNVLCLFIQDKFGISVGKSQMAIDACILFASFFFVTPEVIGLSILGAFALNLVLAMNHKPHRYSVTYGS; this is encoded by the coding sequence ATGGAAAAACACTCATTAAAAGAAGACTGGATAGCGATTCTCACGGGTACCTTTTTAGTAGCTCAAGGCGTTTTCTTTCTCCAATCCGCGAGCCTTCTAACGGGAGGCACGACTGGATTGGCTCTGCTTATTAGCCAATTTACACCTTTTACCTTTGGTGTGCTGTACTTTTTAGCAAACAGTCCTTTTTACTTACTAGCATGGAAACGCTTCGGCCGTCATTTCGCCATTAATAGTGCCATTTCTGGCGCGTTGGTTTCTATCTTTGCCGATCATCTTTATTTGCTAATCTCGCTCGAATCGGTAAATGAAGTTTATTGCGCCATCGCAGGCGGGCTTTTAATGGGGCTCGGTATGCTGATCCTATTCCGACATCGCTCCAGCTTGGGTGGCTTTAACGTGCTGTGTTTGTTTATCCAAGACAAATTTGGCATTTCAGTTGGCAAAAGCCAAATGGCAATCGATGCATGTATCCTATTTGCTTCATTCTTCTTTGTCACACCAGAAGTGATTGGCCTTTCAATTTTGGGGGCGTTTGCACTCAATCTCGTGTTAGCGATGAACCACAAACCGCACCGCTATTCCGTGACCTACGGTTCATAA
- the glyA gene encoding serine hydroxymethyltransferase: protein MLKRDMNIADYDAELFAAIQEETLRQEEHIELIASENYTSPRVMEAQGSQLTNKYAEGYPGKRYYGGCEYVDKAEALAIERACQLFGCEYANVQPHSGSQANSAVYMALLNPGDTVLGMSLAHGGHLTHGSPVNFSGKHYNVIPYGIDEAGQINYDEMEQLALEHKPKMIIGGFSAYSQIVDWKRMREIADKAGAYLFVDMAHVAGLIAAGEYPTPVPHAHVVTTTTHKTLAGPRGGLILSNAGEDMYKKLNSAVFPGGQGGPLMHVIAGKAVAFKEAMEPEFKAYQARVVKNAKAMVGQFQERGYKIVSNGTENHLFLVDLIDKDITGKDADAALGAANITVNKNSVPNDPRSPFVTSGIRVGTPAITRRGFTEEDAKELANWMCDVLDNIGNEEVIEATKQKVLEICKRLPVYA from the coding sequence ATGCTTAAGCGTGATATGAACATCGCAGATTACGATGCGGAACTGTTCGCAGCTATCCAGGAAGAAACTCTTCGCCAGGAAGAACACATTGAACTTATCGCTTCTGAAAACTACACAAGCCCACGTGTAATGGAAGCGCAAGGTTCTCAGCTAACGAACAAATACGCTGAAGGCTACCCAGGTAAGCGTTACTACGGCGGTTGTGAGTACGTAGATAAAGCTGAAGCACTAGCAATTGAGCGTGCATGCCAACTATTTGGTTGTGAGTACGCTAACGTACAGCCTCACTCAGGTTCTCAAGCAAACAGCGCAGTTTACATGGCGCTTCTTAACCCTGGCGATACAGTTTTAGGCATGAGCCTAGCACACGGTGGTCACCTAACTCACGGTTCACCAGTAAACTTCTCGGGTAAGCACTACAACGTTATCCCTTACGGTATCGATGAAGCTGGTCAAATCAACTACGACGAGATGGAACAGCTAGCACTTGAACACAAACCTAAGATGATCATCGGTGGTTTCTCTGCTTACTCGCAAATCGTTGATTGGAAACGCATGCGTGAAATCGCTGACAAAGCAGGTGCTTACTTATTTGTTGATATGGCGCACGTAGCTGGTCTTATCGCCGCCGGTGAATACCCAACACCAGTACCGCATGCTCACGTGGTCACAACAACGACGCACAAAACACTAGCAGGTCCTCGCGGTGGTCTTATCTTGTCAAATGCTGGCGAAGATATGTACAAGAAATTGAACTCAGCAGTGTTCCCTGGTGGTCAAGGTGGCCCTCTAATGCACGTTATCGCTGGTAAAGCAGTAGCGTTCAAAGAAGCGATGGAGCCAGAGTTCAAAGCTTATCAAGCTCGCGTAGTGAAAAACGCAAAAGCAATGGTTGGTCAGTTCCAAGAGCGTGGCTACAAAATCGTATCTAACGGTACAGAAAACCACTTGTTCCTTGTTGACCTAATCGACAAAGATATCACTGGTAAAGACGCAGACGCGGCACTAGGTGCAGCAAACATCACTGTAAACAAGAACTCAGTACCAAATGACCCACGCAGCCCATTCGTAACGTCTGGTATCCGTGTAGGTACGCCAGCGATCACTCGCCGTGGCTTCACTGAAGAAGATGCAAAAGAGCTAGCAAACTGGATGTGTGACGTTCTAGATAACATCGGCAACGAAGAAGTTATCGAAGCGACTAAACAGAAAGTGCTCGAAATTTGTAAGCGTCTACCGGTTTACGCCTAA
- the lipA gene encoding lipoyl synthase, with amino-acid sequence MSKPIQMEKGVKYRDADKMALIPVKNMPTEQKEVLRKPDWMKIKLPADSQRIQDIKAAMRKNKLHSVCEEASCPNLAECFNHGTATFMILGAICTRRCPFCDVAHGRPLPPEAEEPQKLAKTIADMKLKYVVITSVDRDDLRDGGAQHFADCNREIRALNPHIKIETLVPDFRGRMDVALDLMKDNPPDVFNHNLETAPRLYRKARPGANYKWSLELLKKFKEQHPDVPTKSGLMMGLGETKEEIIEVLKDLRAHGVTMLTLGQYLAPSRHHLPVERYVPPSEFDELKEVALELGFTHAACGPFVRSSYHADMQAQGIEIK; translated from the coding sequence ATGAGCAAACCAATCCAGATGGAAAAAGGCGTTAAATATCGTGACGCCGATAAAATGGCATTGATTCCCGTAAAGAACATGCCTACAGAGCAGAAAGAAGTGCTACGTAAGCCTGATTGGATGAAGATCAAGCTACCAGCCGACAGCCAACGAATTCAAGACATCAAAGCGGCGATGCGTAAGAATAAACTTCACTCCGTATGTGAAGAAGCATCTTGCCCGAACCTAGCGGAATGTTTTAACCACGGTACAGCAACCTTCATGATCTTAGGTGCTATTTGTACTCGTCGTTGTCCTTTCTGTGACGTTGCTCATGGCCGCCCATTACCACCGGAAGCAGAAGAGCCTCAAAAACTGGCGAAAACCATTGCCGATATGAAGCTGAAATACGTAGTAATCACTTCTGTTGACCGTGACGATCTGCGTGACGGCGGTGCACAACACTTTGCCGATTGTAACCGCGAGATCCGTGCGTTAAACCCGCATATTAAGATTGAAACACTGGTTCCTGACTTCCGTGGTCGCATGGATGTAGCGCTTGATCTAATGAAAGACAATCCGCCAGATGTCTTCAACCACAACTTAGAAACAGCGCCACGTCTTTACCGTAAAGCTCGCCCAGGTGCGAACTATAAATGGTCACTTGAGCTTCTTAAGAAGTTCAAAGAGCAGCATCCCGATGTACCGACCAAGTCTGGTTTGATGATGGGTCTTGGTGAAACCAAAGAAGAAATCATCGAAGTACTGAAAGATCTACGCGCACACGGCGTAACGATGCTGACTCTAGGCCAGTATTTAGCGCCAAGCCGTCACCACTTGCCAGTAGAACGTTACGTTCCACCATCTGAGTTTGACGAGCTAAAAGAAGTTGCACTAGAACTTGGCTTCACGCATGCAGCGTGTGGTCCATTTGTGCGCTCTTCTTACCATGCCGATATGCAAGCTCAAGGTATCGAGATTAAATAA
- the lipB gene encoding lipoyl(octanoyl) transferase LipB: MQHQLVVKRLGRQDYEPVWKAMHEFTDQRTEETRDEVWLVEHNPVFTQGQAGKAEHLINTGDIPVVQSDRGGQVTYHGPGQLVAYFLINLRRKKLGVRDLVTTIENLVINTLKAYNIDSAARPDAPGVYVAGKKICSLGLRIRKGCSFHGLALNVNMDLTPFLRINPCGYEGMEMVQVSQFGGPDNVEAVEKQLIEELVTLLDYEQVEFSTEAPSQGNKA; the protein is encoded by the coding sequence ATGCAACACCAACTTGTTGTAAAACGACTTGGCCGCCAAGACTATGAGCCTGTATGGAAGGCGATGCATGAGTTCACCGACCAACGCACAGAAGAAACCCGTGATGAAGTCTGGTTGGTAGAACATAACCCAGTATTTACGCAAGGACAGGCAGGTAAAGCTGAGCACTTGATTAACACTGGCGATATTCCTGTTGTACAAAGTGATCGCGGAGGCCAGGTTACGTATCATGGCCCTGGTCAGTTGGTCGCCTACTTCTTGATCAACCTACGCCGTAAAAAATTAGGTGTACGAGATCTCGTTACCACAATCGAGAACCTCGTGATCAACACGCTAAAAGCATACAATATTGACTCAGCCGCACGACCTGACGCACCAGGTGTCTACGTTGCCGGTAAGAAAATATGCTCTCTCGGTTTACGCATTCGTAAAGGATGCTCGTTTCATGGTTTAGCCTTGAACGTAAATATGGATTTAACACCGTTTCTGCGTATTAACCCTTGTGGTTATGAAGGTATGGAAATGGTTCAGGTCAGCCAATTTGGCGGCCCAGACAATGTAGAAGCCGTAGAAAAACAATTAATAGAAGAACTCGTTACTTTGCTCGATTATGAGCAAGTAGAATTCAGCACAGAAGCACCTTCTCAAGGTAATAAAGCATGA
- the ybeD gene encoding DUF493 family protein YbeD: protein MLTINSDAKLKDLLEFPCSFTYKVMGHAKPELPELVLEVIQRHAPGDYSPTVKPSAKGNYHSVSINITATSIEQVETLYKELGEIDIVRMVL from the coding sequence ATGCTAACCATCAACTCTGATGCAAAATTAAAAGACCTGCTTGAGTTCCCTTGTTCATTTACTTACAAGGTAATGGGTCATGCAAAGCCTGAACTTCCAGAGCTTGTTCTTGAAGTTATTCAGCGCCATGCTCCAGGTGACTACAGCCCGACCGTTAAACCAAGTGCTAAGGGCAACTACCACTCTGTGTCAATCAACATTACTGCAACCTCTATCGAGCAGGTTGAGACACTGTACAAAGAGTTAGGTGAAATTGACATCGTACGCATGGTTCTATAA
- a CDS encoding serine hydrolase, which yields MNKNKFVKSILVSSVALSATFAQSALASPIVVPDAPQIAAKGYVLMDYHSGKVLAEKEMNTKLSPASLTKMMTSYVIGQELARGNISEDDDVTISKNAWAKNFPDSSKMFIEVGTTVKVRDLNRGIIVQSGNDACVAMAEHIAGSEDAFVDLMNAWANTLGMTNSHFANVHGLDNAELYSTPYDMALLGKALIRDVPNEYRVYSEKKFTYNGITQYNRNGLLWDKSMNVDGIKTGHTSNAGYSLVSSATEGQMRLVAVVMGTKDANARKSESKKLLSYGFRFFETVAPHKAGETFVEEKVWMGNKDTVALGLDQDTYVTLPRGEAKNLKASFVLEKELEAPINKGDVVGKLYYQIDGEDIAEYPLMALETVEQGSLFSRMWDYIVLLFKSFF from the coding sequence ATGAATAAAAATAAGTTTGTGAAATCTATTCTCGTTTCTTCGGTTGCCCTTTCTGCAACTTTCGCTCAATCTGCTCTTGCATCACCTATCGTTGTTCCAGATGCCCCTCAAATCGCGGCGAAGGGCTACGTGCTGATGGATTACCATTCAGGTAAAGTACTGGCAGAGAAAGAGATGAACACAAAATTGTCTCCAGCTAGTCTGACTAAGATGATGACCAGCTATGTAATCGGCCAAGAGCTAGCGCGTGGTAATATCTCAGAAGATGATGATGTCACCATCAGTAAAAATGCGTGGGCGAAAAACTTCCCTGATTCATCAAAGATGTTCATTGAAGTAGGCACAACAGTTAAAGTACGTGACCTGAACCGAGGTATCATCGTCCAGTCAGGTAACGATGCCTGTGTTGCGATGGCAGAACATATTGCAGGTTCAGAAGATGCGTTTGTTGACCTAATGAACGCTTGGGCCAACACATTGGGTATGACTAACTCGCACTTTGCCAACGTTCATGGCTTAGATAACGCAGAGTTGTACTCAACACCATACGACATGGCTCTGCTGGGTAAAGCACTTATCCGTGACGTACCAAATGAGTACCGAGTGTACTCAGAGAAGAAATTTACTTACAACGGCATCACCCAATACAACCGTAACGGTCTACTTTGGGATAAGAGCATGAACGTTGACGGTATCAAAACGGGTCACACAAGTAATGCGGGTTACAGCCTAGTAAGTTCAGCAACTGAAGGTCAAATGCGCTTGGTTGCGGTCGTTATGGGTACTAAAGATGCCAATGCTCGTAAGTCAGAAAGTAAAAAGCTGCTAAGCTACGGCTTCCGTTTCTTCGAAACAGTGGCACCGCACAAAGCAGGTGAAACGTTCGTAGAAGAAAAAGTGTGGATGGGTAACAAAGACACCGTAGCACTGGGTCTTGACCAAGATACTTACGTAACACTACCGCGTGGTGAAGCGAAAAACCTAAAAGCAAGCTTCGTCCTTGAAAAAGAGCTAGAAGCCCCAATTAATAAAGGTGATGTAGTTGGTAAGCTATACTATCAGATCGATGGTGAAGATATTGCCGAATACCCACTAATGGCACTAGAAACCGTAGAGCAAGGTAGTCTATTTAGCCGCATGTGGGATTACATCGTATTGTTATTCAAGAGCTTCTTCTAA
- a CDS encoding septal ring lytic transglycosylase RlpA family protein: MQKRALYSLVFSALILAGCSSTSQKEQEGRYELESDVAPDTPLSVEHIEDAHPKYEPYSLGGNKDYHLRGKDYKIVRNAKGFKEKGRASWYGKKFQGHLTSNGEIYDMYSMTAAHKTLPLPSYVKVTNTDNGKTTIVRVNDRGPFHDGRIIDLSYAAAHKLDVIKTGTANVEIEVISINQPTDKKSLEAHPRYVIQVASSKNEERARTLGTELGQKLDTETFLESAKESYRLLLGPFTDYSLTQATLDKVKLLGYSSAFIKKHNTAK; the protein is encoded by the coding sequence ATGCAAAAACGCGCTTTATATTCCTTGGTTTTCTCTGCTCTTATTTTGGCAGGTTGTTCATCAACTAGCCAAAAAGAACAAGAAGGCCGTTACGAACTCGAATCCGATGTTGCACCGGATACACCGCTTTCAGTCGAACACATCGAGGATGCGCATCCTAAATATGAACCGTACAGCCTAGGTGGGAACAAAGATTACCACTTGCGAGGCAAAGACTACAAAATAGTTCGCAATGCGAAAGGCTTTAAAGAAAAAGGCCGCGCATCTTGGTATGGGAAAAAATTCCAAGGTCATTTGACTTCTAATGGCGAAATCTATGACATGTACTCAATGACGGCAGCGCATAAAACGCTACCGTTACCAAGTTACGTAAAAGTTACCAATACTGACAACGGCAAAACCACCATAGTACGAGTTAATGACCGAGGTCCTTTTCACGATGGCCGTATCATTGATTTAAGCTATGCCGCCGCGCACAAGTTAGATGTCATAAAAACAGGCACCGCGAACGTGGAAATTGAAGTGATCAGTATCAATCAGCCCACGGACAAAAAGTCATTAGAAGCGCACCCTAGGTACGTTATTCAAGTGGCATCATCAAAAAATGAAGAACGCGCGCGAACTTTAGGTACCGAGCTTGGTCAAAAATTGGATACAGAAACTTTCCTAGAGAGTGCGAAAGAGTCTTATCGCTTGTTGTTAGGGCCATTTACTGACTATTCCCTGACGCAAGCCACATTAGATAAAGTAAAGTTGCTCGGCTATTCGTCTGCATTTATTAAAAAACACAACACTGCCAAATGA
- the rodA gene encoding rod shape-determining protein RodA produces the protein MKMDPSTGKNRALFERFHIDLPLLLGILALMGFGLVIMYSASGQSLLMMDRQAMRMVLSLVVMLVLAQLSPRTYESLAPLMFVGGVILLFGVLFFGEASKGAQRWLNLGFVRFQPSELLKLAVPLMVARYVGRQPLPPTLKTLIVALIMVCLPTILIAKQPDLGTSILIAASGIFVIFLAGISWKIIAGAAIALGGFIPILWFFLMREYQKVRVRTLFNPESDPLGAGYHIIQSKIAIGSGGISGKGWLQGTQSQLEFLPERHTDFIFAVIAEEWGMIGFLCLLAIYLFIIGRGLYLASQAQTAFGRMMAGSIVLSFFVYIFVNIGMVSGILPVVGVPLPLISYGGTSMVTLMAGFGILMSIHTHRKAFSKAT, from the coding sequence ATGAAGATGGATCCCTCTACAGGTAAAAATCGCGCCCTGTTTGAACGCTTCCATATCGACTTACCACTCCTACTTGGCATACTGGCCCTGATGGGGTTTGGCCTGGTGATCATGTACAGCGCCAGTGGCCAAAGTTTACTGATGATGGATCGCCAAGCCATGCGAATGGTGCTTTCACTCGTTGTGATGCTCGTCCTTGCACAGCTTTCTCCACGAACTTACGAAAGCTTGGCACCTTTGATGTTCGTTGGTGGCGTTATACTGCTTTTCGGCGTGCTGTTTTTCGGTGAAGCATCGAAAGGCGCGCAGCGTTGGCTTAACCTCGGTTTTGTGCGCTTTCAACCGTCAGAGCTATTGAAGCTCGCAGTGCCATTAATGGTGGCTCGCTATGTCGGTAGACAGCCCCTTCCACCAACGCTAAAAACACTCATTGTTGCACTGATTATGGTCTGCTTACCAACCATTCTCATTGCAAAGCAGCCTGACTTAGGTACCTCGATCCTGATCGCCGCTTCCGGTATTTTTGTTATCTTCCTCGCCGGCATTAGCTGGAAAATCATCGCTGGTGCTGCGATTGCATTAGGTGGTTTCATTCCAATTCTGTGGTTTTTCTTGATGCGAGAGTATCAAAAAGTGCGAGTTCGTACTCTATTTAACCCGGAATCTGATCCGCTAGGAGCGGGCTACCACATTATTCAGAGTAAAATTGCGATTGGCTCCGGTGGTATTTCCGGCAAAGGTTGGTTGCAAGGTACGCAGTCACAACTAGAATTTCTTCCAGAACGACACACTGACTTTATCTTTGCAGTAATTGCTGAAGAATGGGGTATGATTGGCTTCCTTTGCCTTTTAGCCATCTATCTATTTATTATTGGACGAGGTTTATATCTCGCCAGCCAAGCGCAAACCGCATTTGGACGAATGATGGCAGGCAGTATTGTACTCAGCTTCTTCGTGTATATTTTTGTAAATATTGGCATGGTAAGTGGCATCCTACCTGTAGTAGGTGTACCGTTGCCACTCATCAGTTATGGCGGCACATCAATGGTAACCTTGATGGCTGGTTTTGGTATTCTGATGTCGATTCATACGCACCGAAAAGCATTCTCTAAGGCGACCTAG